A stretch of the Salminus brasiliensis chromosome 23, fSalBra1.hap2, whole genome shotgun sequence genome encodes the following:
- the epc1b gene encoding enhancer of polycomb homolog 1b isoform X1 has protein sequence MSKLSFRARALDASKPLPVFRCEDLPDLHEYASINRAVPQMPTGMEKEEESEHHLQRAISAQQVYGEKRDNMVIPVPEAESNITYYDSLYPGDFKMPKQLIHIQPFSLDAEQPDYDLDSDDEMFVNRLKKKLEVGALQFEEMIDRLEKGSGQQLVTLQEAKLLLKEDDELIREVFEYWSKKRKSCQSGSLIPTVKQEKRDGSSTNDPYVAFRRRTEKMQTRKNRKNDEVSYEKMLKLRRDLSRAVTILEMIKRREKSKRELLHLTLEIVEKRNGMADFGGEVMAEVLAQRALEKPVIPLIPITNSNQYRHAEHERDYKTKVDKPEVVRQKRKYEKKPKPLPLAGSHHSSPVAFNTKDLNQYDFPSSDEEPYSQLFSGSSEAEEENDPDGVFAFRRRAGCHYHAVREGQASSWPWSDPAEGGLGDVRYRYSLTTLTIPRRCMGLARRRVGRGGRVLLDRAHSDWDAVYHGLDLDAPASPTPSPTHQPVTMDTSHASVSTSSSASAPSSAPSSSSLDLSQILRNIKASRWRHFRPRLALPNDPDNPLPGLARRSGRGHFIQPISPLIRSRTSSRPQAPPSTPVFTAEQYQQHQEQLALMQKQQLEQAQQQQRANATTQSLSSKILDPASAQFAASALVTSDQLMTLKSKEEGILGVGVNGVVSASGVYKGLHHMSTTSTSPAPSSNHQCDVPTSTPNNGTSSANHHVGSASPAPAQALLAGAVRVGVPSPGAALSVRHIQRQLTVPASALKLAANANRQIPKVTTGSTTLDMGTRENHDQEKPTLNSIAENTVAMEVT, from the exons ATGAGTAAATTGTCGTTTCGGGCACGGGCGCTGGACGCTTCCAAGCCTCTCCCCGTCTTCCGCTGCGAGGACCTACCCGACCTGCACGAATATGCCTCTATTAATCGGGCAGTGCCGCAGATGCCGACTGGgatggagaaagaggaggaatCG GAGCACCATCTGCAGCGGGCAATCTCGGCACAGCAGGTGTATGGAGAGAAGAGGGACAACATGGTGATTCCCGTGCCCGAGGCAGAGAGCAACATCACTTACTATGATTCCCTCTACCCAGGGGACTTCAAGATGCCCAAGCAGCTTATTCACATACAGC CCTTCAGCTTGGACGCAGAGCAGCCAGATTATGACCTGGACTCTGATGATGAGATGTTCGTGAACAGGCTGAAAAAGAAGTTGGAGGTGGGGGCCCTGCAGTTTGAAGAGATGATCGACCGGCTGGAAAAAGGCAGCGGACAGCAG CTGGTGACGTTGCAGGAGGCAAAGCTTCTTTTAAAGGAGGATGATGAGTTGATCAGGGAAGTGTTTGAGTACTGGAGCAAGAAAAGGAAGTCGTGTCAGAGCGGATCTCTCATTCCGACCGTCAAACAGGAGAAACGAGATGGCTCTAGCACCAATGACCCCTACGTGGCCTTTAGGCGCAGAACCGAGAAAATGCAGACCCGGAAG AACCGCAAGAATGATGAGGTTTCATATGAGAAGATGTTGAAGTTGAGGAGAGACCTGAGTAGAGCAGTCACCATCCTGGAGATGATCAAGCGACgtgagaagagcaagagagaacTGCTGCATCTCACGCTGGAGATAGTGGAAAAGAG GAATGGAATGGCTGATTTTGGCGGAGAGGTGATGGCAGAGGTTTTGGCTCAAAGGGCACTGGAGAAGCCGGTGATCCCCCTGATCCCCATCACCAACAGCAACCAGTACAGACACGCAGAGCATGAGCGCGACTACAAGACCAAG GTGGATAAGCCAGAAGTGGTGCGTCAGAAAAGGAAGTATGAGAAGAAGCCGAAGCCGTTGCCGCTGGCTGGCTCTCACCACTCCAGCCCTGTGGCCTTCAACACTAAAGACCTCAACCAGTATGACTTCCCCAGCTCCGATGAAGAGCCCTACTCACAG CTGTTTTCTGGTTCATCGGAAGCAGAGGAGGAGAATGATCCTGATGGTGTGTTTGCGTTCAGAAGGAGAGCTGGCTGCCACTATCACGCT GTGCGTGAGGGACAGGCTAGTTCCTGGCCTTGGTCAGACCCTGCTGAGGGAGGTTTAGGAGATGTTCGCTACCGATACTCTCTCACCACGCTCACAATACCGCGACGATGTATGGGGCTGGCACGGCGACGGGTTGGAAGAGGGGGCAG GGTTTTGTTGGACCGAGCCCACTCTGACTGGGACGCTGTGTATCATGGGCTGGACCTGGATGCTCCTGCGTCCCCCACTCCCTCCCCCACCCACCAGCCTGTTACCATGGATACCTCACACGCCTCTGTCAGTACCTCCTCCTCTGCCTCAGCTCCTTCCTCAGCCCCCTCTTCGTCCTCACTGGACCTCTCACAGATTCTCAGAAATATCAAAGCCAGCCGATGGAGGCACTTCAGACCCCGACTGGCACTGCCCAACGACCCTGACAACCCTCTGCCCGGGTTGGCACGACGATCAGGCCGCGGCCATTTCATCCAGCCCATCAGCCCGCTGATACGAAGTCGAACAAGCAGCCGACCGCAAGCCCCACCATCCACACCTg TGTTCACGGCTGAGCAGTACCAGCAGCATCAGGAGCAGTTGGCACTGATGCAGAAACAGCAGCTGGAGCAGGCACAGCAACAGCAAAGAGCTAATGCCACCACACAG AGTTTGTCATCCAAGATTTTAGACCCTGCAAGTGCGCAATTTGCCGCTTCTGCACTGGTGACCTCAGACCAGTTAATGACTCTAAAGAGCAAAGAGGAAGGAATTTTGGGAGTTGGAGTCAACGGAGTTGTATCAGCCTCAG GGGTCTATAAGGGCTTGCACCACATGAGCACAACCTCCACTAGCCCTGCCCCCTCCTCTAACCACCAGTGTGACGTCCCTACCTCCACCCCCAACAACGGAACCTCCTCAGCCAATCATCATGTTGGCTCTGCCAGCCCCGCCCCTGCGCAGGCGCTGTTGGCTGGGGCTGTGAGGGTGGGTGTGCCCTCGCCAGGGGCAGCACTGAGTGTGCGGCATATCCAGCGACAGCTCACGGTCCCAGCCTCTGCCCTCAAACTTGCCGCTAATGCCAACCGACAGATCCCAAAAGTCACAACAGGGTCAACCACCCTCGACATGGGGACCAG gGAAAACCACGATCAAGAGAAGCCAACATTGAACAGTATAGCAGAAAACACAGTAGCCATGGAGGTTACGTAG
- the epc1b gene encoding enhancer of polycomb homolog 1b isoform X2 → MVIPVPEAESNITYYDSLYPGDFKMPKQLIHIQPFSLDAEQPDYDLDSDDEMFVNRLKKKLEVGALQFEEMIDRLEKGSGQQLVTLQEAKLLLKEDDELIREVFEYWSKKRKSCQSGSLIPTVKQEKRDGSSTNDPYVAFRRRTEKMQTRKNRKNDEVSYEKMLKLRRDLSRAVTILEMIKRREKSKRELLHLTLEIVEKRNGMADFGGEVMAEVLAQRALEKPVIPLIPITNSNQYRHAEHERDYKTKVDKPEVVRQKRKYEKKPKPLPLAGSHHSSPVAFNTKDLNQYDFPSSDEEPYSQLFSGSSEAEEENDPDGVFAFRRRAGCHYHAVREGQASSWPWSDPAEGGLGDVRYRYSLTTLTIPRRCMGLARRRVGRGGRVLLDRAHSDWDAVYHGLDLDAPASPTPSPTHQPVTMDTSHASVSTSSSASAPSSAPSSSSLDLSQILRNIKASRWRHFRPRLALPNDPDNPLPGLARRSGRGHFIQPISPLIRSRTSSRPQAPPSTPVFTAEQYQQHQEQLALMQKQQLEQAQQQQRANATTQSLSSKILDPASAQFAASALVTSDQLMTLKSKEEGILGVGVNGVVSASGVYKGLHHMSTTSTSPAPSSNHQCDVPTSTPNNGTSSANHHVGSASPAPAQALLAGAVRVGVPSPGAALSVRHIQRQLTVPASALKLAANANRQIPKVTTGSTTLDMGTRENHDQEKPTLNSIAENTVAMEVT, encoded by the exons ATGGTGATTCCCGTGCCCGAGGCAGAGAGCAACATCACTTACTATGATTCCCTCTACCCAGGGGACTTCAAGATGCCCAAGCAGCTTATTCACATACAGC CCTTCAGCTTGGACGCAGAGCAGCCAGATTATGACCTGGACTCTGATGATGAGATGTTCGTGAACAGGCTGAAAAAGAAGTTGGAGGTGGGGGCCCTGCAGTTTGAAGAGATGATCGACCGGCTGGAAAAAGGCAGCGGACAGCAG CTGGTGACGTTGCAGGAGGCAAAGCTTCTTTTAAAGGAGGATGATGAGTTGATCAGGGAAGTGTTTGAGTACTGGAGCAAGAAAAGGAAGTCGTGTCAGAGCGGATCTCTCATTCCGACCGTCAAACAGGAGAAACGAGATGGCTCTAGCACCAATGACCCCTACGTGGCCTTTAGGCGCAGAACCGAGAAAATGCAGACCCGGAAG AACCGCAAGAATGATGAGGTTTCATATGAGAAGATGTTGAAGTTGAGGAGAGACCTGAGTAGAGCAGTCACCATCCTGGAGATGATCAAGCGACgtgagaagagcaagagagaacTGCTGCATCTCACGCTGGAGATAGTGGAAAAGAG GAATGGAATGGCTGATTTTGGCGGAGAGGTGATGGCAGAGGTTTTGGCTCAAAGGGCACTGGAGAAGCCGGTGATCCCCCTGATCCCCATCACCAACAGCAACCAGTACAGACACGCAGAGCATGAGCGCGACTACAAGACCAAG GTGGATAAGCCAGAAGTGGTGCGTCAGAAAAGGAAGTATGAGAAGAAGCCGAAGCCGTTGCCGCTGGCTGGCTCTCACCACTCCAGCCCTGTGGCCTTCAACACTAAAGACCTCAACCAGTATGACTTCCCCAGCTCCGATGAAGAGCCCTACTCACAG CTGTTTTCTGGTTCATCGGAAGCAGAGGAGGAGAATGATCCTGATGGTGTGTTTGCGTTCAGAAGGAGAGCTGGCTGCCACTATCACGCT GTGCGTGAGGGACAGGCTAGTTCCTGGCCTTGGTCAGACCCTGCTGAGGGAGGTTTAGGAGATGTTCGCTACCGATACTCTCTCACCACGCTCACAATACCGCGACGATGTATGGGGCTGGCACGGCGACGGGTTGGAAGAGGGGGCAG GGTTTTGTTGGACCGAGCCCACTCTGACTGGGACGCTGTGTATCATGGGCTGGACCTGGATGCTCCTGCGTCCCCCACTCCCTCCCCCACCCACCAGCCTGTTACCATGGATACCTCACACGCCTCTGTCAGTACCTCCTCCTCTGCCTCAGCTCCTTCCTCAGCCCCCTCTTCGTCCTCACTGGACCTCTCACAGATTCTCAGAAATATCAAAGCCAGCCGATGGAGGCACTTCAGACCCCGACTGGCACTGCCCAACGACCCTGACAACCCTCTGCCCGGGTTGGCACGACGATCAGGCCGCGGCCATTTCATCCAGCCCATCAGCCCGCTGATACGAAGTCGAACAAGCAGCCGACCGCAAGCCCCACCATCCACACCTg TGTTCACGGCTGAGCAGTACCAGCAGCATCAGGAGCAGTTGGCACTGATGCAGAAACAGCAGCTGGAGCAGGCACAGCAACAGCAAAGAGCTAATGCCACCACACAG AGTTTGTCATCCAAGATTTTAGACCCTGCAAGTGCGCAATTTGCCGCTTCTGCACTGGTGACCTCAGACCAGTTAATGACTCTAAAGAGCAAAGAGGAAGGAATTTTGGGAGTTGGAGTCAACGGAGTTGTATCAGCCTCAG GGGTCTATAAGGGCTTGCACCACATGAGCACAACCTCCACTAGCCCTGCCCCCTCCTCTAACCACCAGTGTGACGTCCCTACCTCCACCCCCAACAACGGAACCTCCTCAGCCAATCATCATGTTGGCTCTGCCAGCCCCGCCCCTGCGCAGGCGCTGTTGGCTGGGGCTGTGAGGGTGGGTGTGCCCTCGCCAGGGGCAGCACTGAGTGTGCGGCATATCCAGCGACAGCTCACGGTCCCAGCCTCTGCCCTCAAACTTGCCGCTAATGCCAACCGACAGATCCCAAAAGTCACAACAGGGTCAACCACCCTCGACATGGGGACCAG gGAAAACCACGATCAAGAGAAGCCAACATTGAACAGTATAGCAGAAAACACAGTAGCCATGGAGGTTACGTAG
- the LOC140545990 gene encoding dual specificity protein phosphatase 14, which yields MAISQITPSLYLSGVEAVNPAALARRRVTLLVLAADELLFPEPVGVELMRLPIRDEPHAPLAQHFDSVVERIQQNHRGSTLVCCAAGRSRSPALIMAFLMKSEGLSLLQAYRRVLEVRPFIRPNAGFWRQLQEYERQLRHCSSVRMVATSQGVLPEAVGQAHDLPHCLNV from the coding sequence ATGGCCATCTCCCAGATCACACCCTCGCTGTACCTGAGCGGTGTGGAGGCTGTGAACCCAGCCGCTCTCGCTCGCAGGCGGGTCACTCTACTGGTCCTCGCTGCAGATGAGCTGCTGTTTCCGGAACCTGTGGGCGTGGAACTCATGCGCCTTCCCATCCGAGATGAGCCCCACGCACCTCTCGCACAGCACTTTGATAGTGTGGTGGAGCGaatccagcagaaccacagAGGCAGCACACTGGTGTGCTGCGCCGCAGGCCGGAGCAGGTCTCCGGCCCTCATCATGGCCTTCCTCATGAAGAGCGAAGGCCTCTCTTTGCTGCAGGCTTATCGGCGGGTGCTGGAGGTCCGGCCGTTCATCCGGCCCAATGCCGGCTTCTGGAGGCAGCTGCAGGAGTACGAGCGACAGCTGCGGCACTGCAGCAGTGTGAGGATGGTGGCCACCTCGCAAGGAGTGCTGCCTGAGGCAGTCGGGCAAGCACATGACCTTCCACACTGCCTGAACGTTTAA